The Bradyrhizobium ottawaense genome window below encodes:
- a CDS encoding substrate-binding periplasmic protein yields the protein MRGRRAAWSIAAVLSTMASVAVAADDPLKICLDEDRPPFSMHHRGKPDAGFDVLLAQAMAERLGRKLTIQWFESKLDEDSSPQLEANALLSDRRCSLVGGYALTQDSLVAPGMKTARLPDFAGATRDDRRRRVALGVLAPSQPYVYSPMTVVLGPKASGRKIGDIGDLAGLRLVIESGSLGDAILMTFDKGRLIDNITHLVPGRDDLLGALQRGDHDATLIDLGRFDAHRAAHPDTAITASGYYYPIGANRGYVGLASDGVLIDAVNKALTGLAAEGKIAEFGRQAGLTYLPPREPAILGDVWMKIIQR from the coding sequence ATGAGGGGCCGGCGTGCTGCATGGAGCATTGCGGCCGTTCTTTCGACGATGGCGTCGGTCGCTGTTGCGGCCGACGATCCCCTGAAGATCTGTCTCGACGAGGACCGGCCGCCGTTCTCGATGCACCACCGCGGCAAGCCGGATGCCGGCTTCGACGTGCTGCTTGCGCAGGCAATGGCTGAGCGGCTCGGACGGAAGCTGACGATCCAGTGGTTCGAGAGCAAGCTGGACGAGGATTCGAGCCCCCAGCTCGAGGCCAACGCGTTGCTCTCGGATCGCCGCTGCTCGCTCGTCGGCGGCTACGCGCTGACGCAGGATTCGCTCGTCGCCCCCGGGATGAAGACGGCGCGCTTGCCTGACTTCGCCGGGGCCACGCGCGACGATCGGAGGCGCCGCGTCGCACTCGGCGTGCTCGCGCCGAGCCAGCCTTACGTCTATTCGCCGATGACGGTCGTGCTCGGGCCGAAGGCAAGCGGGCGCAAGATCGGCGACATCGGCGATCTCGCAGGCCTTCGTCTCGTCATCGAAAGCGGCTCGCTCGGCGACGCCATCCTGATGACCTTCGACAAGGGACGGCTGATCGACAACATCACCCATCTCGTCCCCGGCCGCGACGATCTGCTGGGCGCACTCCAGCGCGGCGACCATGACGCGACGCTGATCGACCTCGGCCGCTTCGACGCCCATCGCGCCGCGCATCCGGACACGGCGATCACGGCGTCCGGATACTATTATCCGATCGGCGCCAATCGCGGCTATGTCGGACTGGCCAGCGATGGCGTGCTGATCGACGCCGTCAACAAGGCGCTGACGGGGCTCGCGGCCGAAGGCAAGATCGCAGAATTCGGCAGGCAGGCTGGGCTCACCTACCTGCCACCGCGCGAGCCTGCGATCCTGGGCGATGTCTGGATGAAGATCATTCAGCGGTGA
- a CDS encoding ABC transporter ATP-binding protein, whose translation MRLELEITGKTFRSAAGGTHEVLAPLKFALQSGEVGVLIGPSGCGKSTMLRIILGLDSDFRGHVARPPQARIGMVFQEPRLLPWRSVEQNVRLAAPDVTEAKLSELFRILELEAHRSHFPGELSLGLARRVALARAFAVEPDLLVLDEPLASLDDALAGRLRDEIATLVASRPVMTLLVTHSFDDAVRLGDRLFFLSPRPARIVAEVPIGIPRDRRGEAEIAAIKAGLAQRTQGDRTERDVS comes from the coding sequence GTGCGGCTTGAGCTCGAGATCACAGGCAAGACGTTCAGGAGTGCCGCGGGCGGAACGCACGAGGTGCTGGCGCCGCTCAAATTCGCGCTTCAATCCGGCGAGGTCGGCGTGCTCATCGGTCCCTCCGGTTGCGGCAAGAGCACGATGCTGCGCATCATCCTGGGGCTCGATAGCGATTTCAGGGGCCACGTTGCGCGTCCACCGCAGGCGCGGATCGGCATGGTGTTTCAGGAGCCGCGGCTGCTGCCGTGGCGTTCGGTGGAGCAGAATGTGCGGCTGGCGGCGCCCGACGTGACCGAGGCGAAGCTGTCCGAGCTGTTCAGGATTCTGGAGCTGGAAGCGCATCGCAGCCACTTTCCCGGCGAGTTGTCGCTCGGCCTTGCCCGGCGCGTCGCGCTTGCCCGCGCTTTCGCAGTCGAGCCCGATCTCCTCGTGCTCGACGAGCCCCTCGCCTCGCTCGACGACGCGCTCGCCGGCCGCTTGCGCGACGAGATCGCGACGCTGGTGGCCAGCCGTCCGGTGATGACGCTGCTTGTCACCCACAGTTTCGATGACGCGGTTCGCCTCGGCGACCGCCTGTTCTTCTTGTCGCCGCGCCCCGCGCGTATCGTGGCCGAGGTGCCTATCGGCATCCCGCGCGACAGACGCGGCGAAGCCGAGATTGCGGCGATCAAGGCCGGCCTCGCCCAACGAACTCAAGGCGACCGCACTGAGCGAGATGTCTCATAG
- a CDS encoding pentapeptide repeat-containing protein, translated as MTRTVALSTLATLGLALVTMTAGAQDMMRDVDLTSPAMVSSEMTRPEVEAVLAKASAAQPADFTGKRLSGLDLSGLDLSNAVFRAARLNKTILRDARLDRAILDQAWLLDADLTGASLKGANLFASQMARARLDGANLSGARIAADLTGASLVGASIADANLGADMRNQSMGLMRAVLRSANLERLNARNADLSRVDLEFAVLRSADLSGASLKNAQLGGADLTGAIVIDADFDGADLVSAKLIALNGLDRAKNFDKARNRERLIRE; from the coding sequence ATGACGCGGACGGTCGCCCTCTCAACGCTGGCAACGCTTGGTCTTGCACTCGTCACGATGACGGCGGGCGCGCAGGACATGATGCGCGACGTCGACCTCACCTCCCCCGCGATGGTCTCGTCCGAAATGACCAGGCCAGAGGTCGAGGCCGTGCTGGCCAAAGCGAGCGCCGCGCAGCCTGCCGATTTCACCGGCAAACGCCTGTCGGGCCTCGATCTCTCGGGGCTGGACCTGTCCAACGCGGTCTTCCGCGCCGCGCGGCTCAACAAGACAATACTCCGAGACGCCAGGCTTGACCGTGCAATCCTCGATCAGGCGTGGCTGCTGGATGCGGATCTTACCGGCGCAAGCCTGAAGGGCGCCAATCTGTTCGCCTCGCAAATGGCCCGCGCGCGTCTCGACGGCGCGAACCTGTCAGGAGCGCGCATCGCTGCCGATCTCACCGGCGCAAGCCTGGTCGGCGCTTCGATCGCGGACGCGAATCTGGGCGCCGATATGCGCAACCAGTCGATGGGGCTGATGCGCGCGGTGCTGAGATCCGCCAATCTGGAACGGCTGAACGCGCGCAACGCCGATTTGTCGCGCGTCGACCTCGAATTCGCAGTCCTCAGGAGCGCCGATCTGAGCGGCGCATCACTGAAGAACGCCCAACTCGGCGGAGCCGATCTGACGGGCGCGATCGTCATCGACGCCGATTTCGACGGCGCCGATCTCGTCTCGGCGAAGCTGATTGCACTGAACGGCCTTGACCGCGCCAAAAATTTCGACAAGGCAAGGAACCGCGAGCGCCTGATCAGGGAATGA
- a CDS encoding methanol/ethanol family PQQ-dependent dehydrogenase: MKRFAMAASLVMLASTCASAQTTEQLVKGATDTSNVLNYGMGYNLQRFSTLNQINKDSVKNLVPVWNYSFNDDRSEESQPLVYQGVIYVTSHNATMAVDAKTGKQIWKTKVEYPAETPRIVCCGIINRGAALYDGKVFRTTLDANVIALDAKNGKELWRQKAADIKEGYSMTVAPLVADGVVITGISGAEFGTRGFIDGWDPATGKHLWRTHSIPSPEEPGGDTWKGDTWKLGGGSTWITGSYDPELNTIYWGIGNPGPFNSAVRPGDNLYTCSVLAMDPKTGKIKWHYQFSPNNPFDYDSVAEMVLADMNVEGKPTKVLMDANRNGFFYVLDRTNGKLLAANPYVKVNWATGIDMKTGRPIETDVSKDAREGKKVTVYPSILGGKNWEPMSFNPQTGLAYANTLAFGGRYKTEPVTFKQGEWYLGMDLTDLWEYGDGPRGHLKAIDPMTGKSKWEAPSDIPRFSGVLSTAGGVVFSGALTGEFEAFDADTGKKLWQFQTGSGIEGQPVTWQQDGVQYVAVTSGYGGVYSLFSGDERLANVPPGGSLWVFAVKQ, from the coding sequence ATGAAACGCTTTGCGATGGCTGCGAGCCTCGTCATGCTTGCATCGACTTGTGCAAGCGCACAGACCACCGAGCAACTGGTCAAGGGCGCGACTGATACATCGAACGTTCTCAATTACGGGATGGGCTACAATCTGCAGCGCTTCTCGACGCTGAACCAGATCAACAAGGACAGCGTCAAGAACCTCGTCCCGGTCTGGAATTACTCTTTCAACGACGATCGCAGCGAGGAATCGCAACCGCTGGTGTACCAGGGCGTGATCTACGTGACCTCGCACAACGCGACCATGGCGGTCGACGCCAAGACCGGCAAGCAGATCTGGAAGACCAAGGTCGAATATCCCGCCGAGACGCCGCGCATCGTCTGCTGCGGCATCATCAACCGCGGTGCGGCGCTCTATGACGGCAAGGTGTTTCGCACCACGCTCGACGCCAACGTGATCGCGCTCGACGCCAAGAACGGCAAGGAGCTGTGGCGGCAGAAGGCGGCCGACATCAAGGAAGGCTATTCGATGACGGTGGCGCCGCTGGTTGCCGACGGCGTCGTCATCACCGGCATCTCCGGCGCCGAGTTCGGCACCAGGGGATTCATCGACGGCTGGGATCCCGCGACGGGCAAGCATCTCTGGCGCACCCATTCGATCCCCTCGCCGGAAGAGCCCGGCGGCGATACCTGGAAGGGCGATACCTGGAAGCTCGGCGGCGGCTCGACCTGGATCACGGGGTCTTATGACCCCGAGCTGAACACGATCTATTGGGGCATCGGCAATCCCGGCCCGTTCAACTCGGCGGTGCGTCCCGGCGACAATCTCTACACCTGCTCCGTGCTGGCGATGGATCCCAAGACCGGCAAGATCAAGTGGCACTACCAGTTCTCGCCGAACAACCCGTTCGACTATGACAGCGTGGCCGAGATGGTCCTCGCCGACATGAATGTCGAGGGCAAGCCGACCAAGGTGCTGATGGACGCCAACCGCAACGGCTTCTTCTACGTGCTCGACCGCACCAACGGCAAGCTGCTCGCGGCCAATCCTTACGTGAAGGTCAACTGGGCGACCGGCATCGACATGAAGACGGGACGTCCGATCGAGACCGACGTGTCTAAGGACGCGCGCGAGGGCAAGAAGGTCACGGTCTATCCGTCGATCCTCGGCGGCAAGAACTGGGAGCCGATGTCCTTCAACCCGCAGACCGGCCTTGCCTATGCCAACACGCTCGCCTTCGGTGGCAGGTACAAGACGGAGCCCGTCACCTTCAAGCAGGGTGAATGGTATCTCGGGATGGACCTGACCGACCTCTGGGAGTACGGCGACGGGCCGCGCGGTCATCTCAAGGCGATCGATCCCATGACCGGCAAGTCGAAATGGGAAGCGCCGAGCGACATTCCACGCTTCTCGGGCGTGCTGTCGACCGCGGGCGGCGTCGTGTTCTCGGGTGCCCTAACCGGCGAGTTCGAGGCCTTCGATGCCGACACCGGCAAGAAGCTCTGGCAGTTCCAGACCGGGTCCGGCATCGAGGGCCAGCCGGTGACCTGGCAGCAGGATGGCGTGCAGTATGTCGCGGTGACCAGCGGCTATGGCGGCGTCTACTCGCTGTTCTCCGGCGACGAGCGGCTTGCCAACGTGCCGCCCGGCGGCTCGCTGTGGGTCTTTGCGGTCAAGCAGTAA
- a CDS encoding helix-turn-helix domain-containing protein, with protein sequence MSDTIHTLSTTGMTPKRQIQSWIDGLTSLCGHFDVDPLEASSLEGRIDYTSVSRLKLCQIEVSQHRIAHTLARAKANEHPYIKIHFQTYGVSYFEQEGRHIEINPGDIIAYDVSCPHSIISPAFTRHDVVIVPKALLRDRGFPSQRMPACKLSSKTGTGRIAHDFVHATFDEAAKLSANSAVGVADSLIDLLLLPLREADTMFDRVGPEAMYVRAQFFIREHLRDPDLCIDQISTELGCSKRYLHMLFSERGTTVSDYIWQARLQNCRQELEAHAGKTITDVAFSWGFSSSSHFSRVFRKYFGVVPSSIHKAQQATASSGEH encoded by the coding sequence ATGTCCGACACCATTCACACGCTCTCGACGACCGGCATGACGCCGAAGCGCCAGATCCAGAGCTGGATCGACGGGCTGACGAGCCTGTGTGGGCATTTCGACGTCGATCCGCTGGAGGCGTCCTCGCTCGAGGGCCGCATCGACTACACCAGCGTCTCGCGCCTGAAGCTCTGCCAGATCGAAGTGAGTCAGCATCGCATTGCCCACACGCTGGCGCGCGCCAAGGCCAACGAGCATCCGTACATCAAGATTCACTTCCAGACTTACGGCGTGTCCTATTTCGAGCAAGAAGGCCGCCACATCGAGATCAACCCGGGCGACATCATCGCCTATGACGTCTCCTGCCCGCATTCGATCATCAGCCCGGCCTTCACCCGTCACGACGTCGTGATCGTGCCGAAGGCGCTGCTGCGCGACCGCGGATTCCCGTCGCAGCGGATGCCCGCCTGCAAGCTGTCGTCGAAGACAGGGACGGGGCGGATCGCCCACGATTTCGTTCATGCGACCTTCGACGAGGCGGCAAAGCTGTCGGCAAACAGCGCGGTCGGCGTCGCCGATTCGCTGATCGACCTGTTGCTGCTGCCGCTGCGCGAAGCCGACACGATGTTCGACCGTGTCGGGCCGGAAGCGATGTATGTGCGCGCGCAGTTCTTCATCCGCGAGCACCTGCGCGACCCGGATCTGTGCATCGACCAGATCTCGACCGAGCTCGGCTGCTCCAAGCGCTATCTGCATATGCTGTTCTCGGAGCGCGGCACCACGGTGAGCGACTACATCTGGCAGGCGCGCCTGCAGAACTGCCGCCAGGAGCTCGAGGCCCACGCCGGCAAGACCATCACCGACGTCGCGTTCTCCTGGGGCTTCTCCAGCTCATCGCATTTCAGCCGGGTGTTCCGGAAATATTTCGGCGTGGTGCCGTCCTCGATCCACAAGGCGCAGCAGGCCACCGCGAGTTCGGGCGAGCACTAA
- a CDS encoding S-(hydroxymethyl)glutathione dehydrogenase/class III alcohol dehydrogenase gives MKTRAAVAFEAKKPLEIVELDLEGPKAGEVLVEIKATGICHTDAYTLDGFDSEGIFPSVLGHEGAGIIREIGPGVTSVKPGDHVIPLYTPECRQCKSCLSQKTNLCTAIRATQGKGVMPDGTSRFSYKGKPVYHYMGCSTFSNFTVLPEIAVAKIREDAPFDKSCYIGCGVTTGVGAVVNTAKVTPGSNVVVFGLGGIGLNVIQGAKMAGADKIIGVDINDSKEDWGRRFGMTEFVNPKKITGDIVQHLVGLTDGGADYTFDCTGNTTVMRQALEACHRGWGTSIIIGVAESGKEIATRPFQLVTGRNWRGTAFGGARGRTDVPKIVDWYMNGKIQIDPMITHVLKLEEINKGFDLMHEGKSIRSVVVY, from the coding sequence ATGAAGACACGTGCCGCCGTCGCTTTCGAAGCCAAGAAGCCGCTCGAGATCGTCGAGCTCGATCTGGAAGGACCGAAGGCCGGCGAAGTCCTGGTCGAGATCAAGGCAACGGGCATCTGCCATACCGACGCCTATACGCTCGACGGCTTCGACAGCGAGGGAATTTTCCCGTCGGTCCTGGGGCATGAGGGCGCAGGCATCATCCGCGAGATCGGTCCTGGCGTGACCTCGGTGAAGCCGGGTGACCACGTCATCCCGCTCTACACGCCGGAATGCCGGCAGTGCAAAAGCTGCCTCAGCCAGAAGACCAATCTCTGCACCGCGATCCGCGCGACGCAAGGCAAGGGCGTGATGCCCGACGGCACCAGCCGCTTTTCCTACAAGGGCAAGCCGGTCTACCACTACATGGGCTGCTCGACCTTCTCGAACTTCACCGTGTTGCCGGAGATCGCGGTCGCCAAGATCCGCGAGGACGCCCCGTTCGACAAGAGCTGCTACATCGGCTGCGGTGTCACCACCGGCGTCGGCGCCGTCGTCAACACCGCGAAGGTCACGCCGGGCTCCAACGTAGTCGTGTTCGGCCTCGGCGGCATCGGCCTCAACGTGATCCAGGGCGCCAAGATGGCCGGCGCCGACAAGATCATCGGCGTCGACATCAACGACTCCAAGGAGGATTGGGGCCGCAGGTTCGGCATGACCGAGTTCGTCAACCCCAAGAAGATCACCGGCGACATCGTCCAGCACCTCGTCGGCCTCACCGATGGCGGCGCCGACTACACTTTCGATTGCACCGGCAACACCACGGTGATGCGCCAGGCACTGGAAGCCTGCCATCGCGGCTGGGGCACCTCGATCATCATCGGCGTTGCCGAATCCGGCAAGGAGATCGCCACCCGCCCGTTCCAGCTCGTCACCGGGCGCAACTGGCGCGGCACGGCCTTCGGCGGCGCCCGCGGCCGCACCGACGTGCCGAAGATCGTCGACTGGTACATGAACGGAAAGATCCAGATCGATCCGATGATCACCCACGTGCTCAAGCTCGAAGAGATCAACAAGGGCTTCGACCTCATGCACGAGGGCAAATCCATCCGTTCAGTCGTCGTCTACTAG
- a CDS encoding Bug family tripartite tricarboxylate transporter substrate binding protein: MTAKFDRRHFVAAGTTALAMPFVMRGASAQAAWPSRQIRMICSYPAGGQTDLLARAYGEFISKQVGKTVVVENKPGASGAIGTAEVARAEPDGHTMLCSISTTYIMNRVVMKNPGYDMDKDLALVSVIPGAGLLLVANPKTGVKTLEDFVAFARKSGKVNFGTYSAGSAPHMTINELNKQYGLSIEPVHYRGEAPMWTGMLEGTLDAAMGSYTAAQSVLQSDRGTVFAVHSKKVDAIPAIKTLPEQGATSKFFTVSGFSGWAVPKATPQAVVDRLAELCVAANNDPKVKEVLTTFVLEPAIGFKESNALYQRELPIWIESAKSLGLEPA; this comes from the coding sequence ATGACCGCCAAATTCGATCGCCGCCACTTCGTCGCCGCCGGTACCACCGCACTTGCGATGCCCTTCGTCATGCGCGGCGCCTCGGCGCAGGCCGCGTGGCCGTCGCGGCAGATTCGCATGATTTGCAGCTATCCCGCCGGCGGGCAGACCGACCTGCTCGCGCGCGCCTACGGTGAGTTCATCTCAAAGCAGGTCGGCAAGACCGTCGTCGTCGAGAACAAGCCCGGCGCCTCCGGTGCGATCGGCACGGCCGAGGTCGCTCGCGCCGAGCCCGACGGCCACACCATGCTGTGCTCGATCTCGACCACCTACATCATGAACCGGGTGGTGATGAAGAATCCCGGCTACGACATGGACAAGGATTTGGCGCTCGTCAGCGTCATTCCGGGCGCCGGCCTGTTGCTGGTCGCGAACCCCAAGACCGGCGTCAAGACGCTGGAGGATTTCGTCGCGTTCGCACGCAAGAGCGGCAAGGTGAATTTCGGCACCTATAGCGCGGGCTCGGCCCCGCACATGACGATCAACGAGCTCAACAAGCAGTATGGCCTGTCCATCGAGCCGGTCCATTACCGCGGCGAGGCCCCGATGTGGACGGGGATGCTCGAAGGCACGCTGGATGCCGCGATGGGCAGCTACACGGCGGCGCAGTCGGTCCTGCAAAGCGACCGCGGCACCGTGTTCGCGGTGCATTCAAAGAAGGTCGACGCGATCCCTGCTATCAAGACCCTTCCGGAGCAGGGCGCGACCTCGAAATTCTTCACCGTGAGCGGCTTCTCCGGTTGGGCCGTGCCGAAGGCGACGCCGCAAGCGGTCGTCGACCGCCTGGCAGAGCTCTGCGTTGCCGCCAACAACGATCCGAAGGTGAAGGAAGTTCTCACGACCTTCGTGCTCGAACCCGCAATCGGCTTCAAGGAGAGCAACGCCCTGTATCAGCGCGAACTGCCGATCTGGATCGAGAGCGCGAAGTCTCTCGGCCTCGAGCCGGCTTGA
- a CDS encoding c-type cytochrome — protein MLRKPSHRTAAVLAAVAGLTVALAATVRAADDATGNPMQAQIDHGKSTYASKCSHCHGPNLMNSGTITPDLRAIPDDKTRFITTVKNGKNNKMPPWGDILNDEEIGSLWAFISSRRKP, from the coding sequence ATGCTGAGAAAGCCATCTCACAGGACGGCGGCGGTCCTCGCCGCCGTCGCGGGGCTGACGGTCGCGCTTGCGGCGACCGTTCGCGCCGCGGACGACGCAACCGGCAATCCCATGCAGGCACAGATCGACCACGGCAAGTCGACCTATGCTTCGAAATGCTCGCACTGCCATGGCCCCAATCTGATGAACTCCGGCACGATCACGCCGGACCTGCGTGCCATCCCCGACGACAAGACCCGCTTCATCACCACAGTGAAGAACGGCAAGAACAACAAGATGCCGCCGTGGGGCGATATCCTCAACGACGAGGAGATCGGCTCCCTCTGGGCCTTCATCTCCAGCCGGAGGAAGCCATGA
- the xoxF5 gene encoding lanthanide-dependent methanol dehydrogenase XoxF5 has product MRKVLLATFLGSAAALAVGGASANDELVKMSQNPKDWVMPTGDYANSRYSKLNQINAQNVGKLQVAWTFSTGVLRGHEGGPLIIGNMMYVHTPFPNKVYAIDLSNENKIVWKYEPKQDPNVIPVMCCDTVNRGLAFGDGKIFLHQADTTLVALDVKTGQVAWTVKNGDPSKGETGTSAPMVVKDKVLIGISGGEFGVQAHMSAYDIKTGKLAWRGYSEGPDNQLLVDDKTTALGKPIGKDSSLKTWQGDQWKIGGGATWGWISYDPELNLVYYGSGNPSTWNPKQRPGDNKWSMTIWARNPDTGVAKWVYQMTPHDEWDYDGVNEMILSDQSINGQPRKLLTHFDRNGLAYTMDRTNGELLVAEKYDPKVNWTSGVDMDKNSPTYGRPKVLDAASTDKAGEDVNVKGICPAALGTKDEQPAAYSPDTQLFYVPTNHVCMDYEPFKVSYTAGQPYVGATLSMYPPAGETHMGNFIAWDGKTGKIVWSNKEQFSVWSGALATAGGVVFYGTLEGYLKAVDAKSGKELYKFKTPSGIIGNVTTYENGGKQYVAVLSGVGGWAGIGLAAGLTDPTAGLGAVGGYAALSNYTALGGTLTVFALPN; this is encoded by the coding sequence ATGCGCAAGGTGCTACTGGCGACCTTTCTTGGCTCCGCGGCGGCGCTCGCCGTCGGGGGCGCCTCAGCCAATGACGAGCTGGTCAAGATGTCGCAGAACCCGAAAGACTGGGTGATGCCGACCGGCGACTACGCCAATTCCCGCTATTCCAAGCTCAACCAGATCAACGCACAGAACGTAGGCAAGCTCCAGGTGGCCTGGACCTTCTCGACCGGCGTGCTGCGTGGCCATGAAGGCGGCCCGCTGATCATCGGCAACATGATGTACGTCCACACGCCGTTTCCGAACAAGGTCTATGCCATTGACCTTTCCAACGAGAACAAGATCGTCTGGAAGTACGAGCCGAAGCAGGATCCGAACGTCATTCCGGTGATGTGCTGCGATACGGTCAATCGCGGCCTGGCCTTCGGCGACGGCAAGATCTTCCTGCATCAGGCCGACACCACCCTCGTCGCGCTCGATGTCAAGACCGGTCAAGTTGCATGGACCGTCAAGAATGGCGATCCGAGCAAGGGCGAGACCGGCACGTCGGCCCCCATGGTCGTCAAGGACAAGGTGCTGATCGGCATCTCCGGCGGCGAGTTCGGCGTCCAGGCCCATATGTCGGCTTACGATATCAAGACCGGCAAGCTGGCATGGCGCGGATATTCGGAAGGACCGGACAACCAGCTCCTGGTCGACGACAAGACCACCGCGCTCGGCAAGCCGATCGGCAAGGATTCCAGCCTGAAGACCTGGCAGGGCGATCAGTGGAAGATCGGCGGCGGTGCCACCTGGGGCTGGATCTCCTACGATCCCGAGCTGAACCTCGTCTACTACGGATCGGGCAACCCCTCGACCTGGAATCCGAAGCAGCGTCCCGGCGACAACAAATGGTCGATGACGATCTGGGCGCGTAACCCGGATACCGGCGTCGCCAAGTGGGTCTATCAGATGACGCCCCACGACGAATGGGACTATGACGGCGTCAACGAGATGATCCTCTCGGACCAGTCGATCAACGGCCAGCCGCGCAAGCTGCTGACGCACTTCGACCGTAACGGCCTCGCCTACACCATGGACCGCACCAACGGCGAACTGCTGGTCGCCGAAAAGTACGATCCGAAGGTGAACTGGACCTCCGGCGTCGACATGGACAAGAACTCGCCGACCTACGGCCGTCCGAAGGTGCTCGACGCAGCTTCGACCGACAAGGCGGGCGAGGACGTCAACGTGAAGGGCATCTGCCCGGCCGCGCTCGGCACCAAGGACGAGCAGCCGGCAGCCTACTCGCCGGACACGCAGTTGTTCTACGTTCCGACCAACCACGTCTGCATGGACTACGAGCCGTTCAAGGTGAGCTACACCGCGGGCCAGCCCTATGTGGGTGCGACGCTCTCGATGTATCCGCCGGCGGGTGAAACCCACATGGGCAACTTCATCGCCTGGGACGGCAAGACCGGCAAGATCGTCTGGTCGAACAAGGAGCAGTTCTCGGTCTGGTCGGGTGCGCTCGCAACCGCCGGTGGCGTGGTGTTCTACGGCACGCTCGAAGGCTACCTGAAGGCGGTCGACGCCAAGTCCGGCAAGGAGCTCTACAAGTTCAAGACTCCCTCCGGCATCATCGGCAACGTCACCACCTATGAGAACGGCGGCAAGCAGTATGTCGCAGTGCTCTCCGGCGTCGGCGGCTGGGCCGGCATCGGTCTGGCGGCAGGCCTGACCGATCCGACCGCAGGTCTCGGCGCGGTCGGTGGCTACGCGGCTCTCAGCAACTACACGGCACTCGGCGGTACGCTGACCGTGTTCGCGCTGCCGAACTAG
- the pqqA gene encoding pyrroloquinoline quinone precursor peptide PqqA, producing the protein MAWKAPKIVEVPVGMEINMYACAARK; encoded by the coding sequence ATGGCTTGGAAAGCTCCGAAGATCGTGGAAGTGCCGGTCGGCATGGAAATCAACATGTACGCCTGCGCTGCGCGCAAGTAA
- a CDS encoding c-type cytochrome, methanol metabolism-related, giving the protein MILVASGGIAVADGPGDPTAVKKEDDGKWLDKDGTPTYKISDGTVDWFTYSGYRRYHSDCHVCHGPDGMGSTYAPALKDSVKTMSYGDFLGVVASGRKNISTAQENVMPAFGDNPNVACYMDDLYVYLRARSTEAWGRQRPSKKEEKPEAYTKAEEACMGHK; this is encoded by the coding sequence ATGATCTTGGTTGCGTCCGGAGGAATTGCGGTCGCGGACGGTCCGGGCGATCCGACCGCCGTGAAGAAGGAAGACGACGGAAAGTGGCTCGATAAGGACGGCACTCCGACCTACAAGATTTCCGACGGCACCGTGGACTGGTTCACCTATTCCGGATACCGCCGCTATCACTCCGACTGCCACGTCTGCCATGGGCCTGACGGCATGGGCTCCACCTACGCGCCGGCGCTCAAGGATTCCGTGAAGACCATGAGCTATGGCGACTTCCTCGGCGTCGTCGCCTCCGGTCGCAAGAACATCTCGACCGCGCAGGAGAACGTCATGCCCGCCTTCGGCGATAATCCGAACGTCGCCTGCTACATGGACGATCTGTACGTCTATCTGCGCGCCCGCTCCACCGAAGCATGGGGCCGGCAGCGTCCCTCCAAGAAGGAGGAGAAACCGGAGGCCTACACCAAGGCGGAAGAGGCCTGCATGGGCCATAAATGA
- a CDS encoding EF-hand domain-containing protein: protein MISRRSVALALTIALLSGPAWSASGNAVKLFDTDNDGTLDLAEVKKAAAALFAKLDPDHDGTLDARELRGRLTAKELAAADPDRDGTLTLDEYLSVVEQRFNAANPDKDGTLDAKELNSRAGRALLRLLR, encoded by the coding sequence ATGATTTCGCGTCGCTCAGTTGCACTTGCGCTCACCATTGCATTGTTGTCCGGTCCGGCGTGGTCGGCCTCCGGCAACGCGGTCAAGTTGTTCGACACCGACAATGACGGCACGCTCGATCTTGCCGAGGTGAAGAAGGCGGCCGCGGCATTATTCGCAAAGCTCGATCCCGATCATGACGGCACGCTCGATGCGCGCGAATTGCGCGGACGGTTGACGGCGAAAGAGCTCGCCGCGGCCGATCCCGATCGTGACGGGACCCTGACGCTCGACGAATATCTGTCCGTGGTCGAGCAGCGCTTCAACGCGGCCAATCCCGACAAGGACGGAACGCTGGATGCGAAGGAGCTGAACTCGCGCGCCGGCCGCGCGCTGCTGCGATTGTTGCGGTGA